The genomic stretch CGCGGTGGTCTGCGTGGCTCTGCTCCGCTTCTTCCCGGTACGCCCGCCGCAACCGGCTGCCGAGCCCGAGCCCGAACCCGCCGCATAGCCGGCCCCGAGCCTGCCGCTCAGCCGAGCAGCGCGCAGGCCACCAGCGTGGCGGCCGTGGCCGTCTCCACCAGCGCGCCGAGGACGTCGCCGGTGATGCCGCCGAGTCGCCGCCTGGCGCGCCGGAGCAGCAGCAGGGCGGCCGCCAGCCCGGTGAGCAGGCCGAGCGGCAGCGCCAGGAAGGCGGGCAGCCACGCGGTCGCCTCCCGGGCCCAGGACGCGGGCCCGCCGTCCCAGACGTGGCGGTCGATGGACAGGCCGAAGGCGGCGGAGGCGAGCAGGGCGGCCAGGGTGGCGAGCCACGGCGCGGAAGGGCGTACCGTGCCGGCGACCGTCGCCCCCAGCCCCTCCGGGCGGGCGGCGGGGACGCTCGCCCGGCAGGCCCACGTCAGCGCCAGCCGACCGGCCACGCACGCCGTCACCAGGGCCGCGAACCCGGCCTCCGCCAGTGCCGCCACCTGGACGAGCAGCGTGAACACCAGAGCCATCACACCGAACGGCCCGATGTCCGACTTTTTCATGATGTCGAGCGCCTGATCGGCAGGCTTGCCGCTGCCCAGCCCGTCCGCCAGATCGGCCAGCCCGTCCAGGTGCAGGCCCCGGGTCAGCACGGCCAGCAGCCCGACCGCGAGCGCCGCGCCCAGCAACGCGGGCGCGGGCAGACCCAGAGGCAACGCGGCGACCAAGCCGAGCACCAGCCCGACGGCCGGCGCCAGTGTCATCGCCTGCCCCGCGACCCGCCGGTCCACGTGCTCGACGCGTACGGGGAAGACGCTGAGCGTCCCGATCGCGAACCGCAGCCCGTGCCAGAGGCCCCAACTAACAAGAAACCTGCTCATAAGAACGCCGCCCCACTCTTGTGCCTGGTCCAGACCGTAGCGGCGATGGGCACGCAGATTTCTCATTAGTATCCGACGATCGCAGGGCCACTAGTGTGGCGGGATGCACGTGCTTGAACTCGAAGGCGTAGGTGTCCGAGTCGTCGGCAAGTCGCTGCTGGACGCGGTCGATTGGCAGGTGGACTACGGCGATCACTGGGTGGTCCTCGGTCCCAACGGCGCGGGCAAGACGACGTTGCTGTCGCTGGTCGGCGCCGTACGGCATCCCAGCGAGGGCGCGGTCAAGGTGCTCGGCCACCGGCTCGGCCGGGTCGACGTGCGGGAGTTGCGCCGCCACATCGGCCTGGTCGCCTCCAGCCAGCGGCTCATCGACGAGGCGCTCATGGAGGAGGAAGGGGCGACCGCGCACACCGTGGTGCTCACCGGGCACACAGGGACGAGCGTCCCGCTGTGGGACAAGTACGGCGAGAGCGAGCGGGACCGTGCTCACCGCCTCCTGGCCGACCTGGGCTGCAAGGACCTGGCCGACCGGCCGTTCGGCGTGTGCTCGCAGGGCGAGCAGGCCAGGATCAGGGTGGCCAGGGCGCTCATGGCCGACCCGGCGGTGCTGCTGCTCGACGAGCCTTTCGCGGGGCTCGACCTGCCGGCGCGGGAGGACCTCATCACCGCGGTCGAGGACCTGGCGGCGACCAGGCCCGTGCTCACCACCGTGACGGTGACGCACCACCTGGAGGAGGTGCCGGCGACGACCACTCACGCCATGCTCATGCGCGACGCCCGGGTGCTGGCCGCCGGGCCGATCGCGGACGTGCTGACCCCCGCGAACCTCTCCGACTGCTTCGGCCGCCCCCTGCACGTGGACCGGCTCGACGGCCGCTGGTACGCCCGCGCCGTCCGCCCGTGACGGTCGGGCCCGATCGGCCCGTGCCTGCGCCCTTGCCGTGCGTACGGCCCGTTGCGGGTGGTCACAGCTCCAGGAGGCGGCCCGCGACCACCAGCGCCACGTACTCGGACTCCGCGGCGAGGCGTTCGTTGAGCCGGCCGAGCGCGTCCCTGAACGCTCGCCCGCTGGCCGTCGCGGGCACCACCCCCGACCCCACCTCGTCGGAGACCGCCACGATCGGCTCCGGCGCCTGCCGCCACGCCGCGACGAGCTCGTCACACCGCGCGTGGACCGGCGCCCGGTCGCCCTCCCAGGCCCCGTGCTCGTCGAACACGGTGGCCACCCAGGTCCCGAGCCCGTCGATCAACAGCGGCGTGGTGGCGTTCGCGATGGTGGCGGCCAGGTCGGTGGTCTCCACGGTGCCCCAGTGCGCGGGCCGCCGTTCGCGGTGCGCCCGCACCCGGGCCGCCCATTCGCCGTCACCGGCGCCGCCGGGCCCGGTCGCCACGTAGGTCACGTACGGCTCCGCGGCCAGCCGCAGCTCCGCCTCCGCCGACTTCCCCGACCGCGCCCCACCCAGCACCAGCGCCCGCCGCACCTGCGCCCTGCCGGCAGGCCGCAGGAAGCCCGCGCGCGGGGGCTCGATCTCCAGGGCCGTCCCGTCCGGCACGGCCACCGCGCCCCACAGCCGTAGCCGCCTGGCCAGCTCGTCCTCCGACCGCACCCGGTGGTCCAGCCCGATCGCCACCACCCGGGTCGCCTCGTCCGCCAGTCCCGCCCGCCGCAGCTCGCCGAGCCGCTCGGGCCGGTCCAGCAGGTCCATCAGCACCACGTCGTACCGCGCGGGCCCGTCCGGGCCAGGTGGCGGTTCCAGGCCCGGGGGCACGCACAGCAGCGCCGCGCCGTCGGGGCCGACCAGCCCGAGGCCGCCCGCGCAGACCCGGTGACCGCGCGGCGCGGCGACGAAGGGAAACCGGACGACACCGTCCACGAGCAGCTCGAACGGGCGACGGTGATCGGGCGGCAGCCCGGCGCAGGAGGCGCACCGGCAGCCGGGCTCTGGCCAGCCCGCGCCGCCCGCCGTGCCGGAGAGAAGGACCTTCACCGCGCCGAGCGTACCGATGGGGCGCCGGAATCCGGACCGCCGCCCGCGCAGGCCGCCAGGCGCGGGTCGCCTACCGGACGGCCGGGACCGAGGGCTTGGCGCGGCGGCGGATGGCGATGACCGCGCCGCCGCCGAGCAGCGCGAGAGCGCCCGCCCCGCCCGCGATCAGTGCGATCGGCAGCCCGCCCGCGCCATCGGCGGCCGGCACGGGGGCGGTCAGCGGGGCGCCGCCCTTCTCCTGGGCCGGGTAGTCGTTGACGGCCACGACCTCGCCCTGGCCGTTCACCCGCACCTTGGCCGCCGCGGCGAGCAGCTGTGCGGCGGTGGCGTCCTCGGCCCCGGCCACGCACGTGAGCACTCCCTGGGCGGGAGGCTGGTCGCCGGGGTAGGCGTCGGTGTCGCCGTCCCCGAAGTCCACCGCCACCGCCACCCGCTTGTGCCCGGACGCCGCGGCGTCCTTGCCGCACGCGGTCTCGAACGCCGGCAGGTCCCCGCCGGGAGACTCGCTCGCCGCCCCGTCGGGGGCCGCGGAGAAGCGCCAGCCGATGACCGAGCCGTCCGGCGGCGCGTCCCCGGCAGAGGCCGCCAGCCAGGCCGTGCCGTCGCTCTGCCAGACGCTCCACAGCCGCGTGGCATTGGGGTCTGCCGCGCCGGGCAGGGGGGCCTGGGGATCGATCGAGGGTGAGGCGAGGGCGGAGAAGGGGAGGAAGAGGAAGGCGGCCGCCCCTAAGGCGACTCCTGCCGCAACACGGCACGCGCGCAGCATCGATTGACCTCCAAGCTCGGGAGTAGGGTTCCAGTGCCGTCGGAAGGTGCGCCGGCGAACCCGCGGAAAAGGAGCGTATGGCATGACATGGCGGTGGCGTTATGAAAATGCAAATGGTGGTGAGGTAACGGATCGCCCTTTGCCGCGAGAGGTATTTCCGAGCCAGGCGGACGCCGAGTCCTGGCTCGGTGAGAACTGGCGCGACCTGCTCGAATTGGGTGTCGAGCAGGTCGCGCTCCTGGATGAGGACCGCGTCGAATACACGGGATTGTCATTGCGTCAGGAGTGAGCTCGGGATAAACGAAAAACCCCTTGAGCGCTTTTGTGGCTCAAGGGGTTTTTGCTGTGGCGGGGGATTATGGGCGCGTGCGGGGGCTGACGGTCTTGGCCGGGTCGCGCTCGACGACCGGGCCGAGCACGTCGTCGATCCGCCGCAGCACGTCCGCCTCCAGCTTGACGCCCGACGCCTTGACGTTGTCGCGCACCTGCTCGGGACGGCTGGCCCCGACGATGGCGCTGGAGACGTTGGGGTTCTGCAGCACCCAGGCGATCGCCAGCTGGGCCATGCTCAACCCCAGGTCGGCGGCGATCGGCTTGAGATACTGTACGCGGGTCAGCACGTCGTCGTTCATGAACCGGGCGATCATGGCGCTGCCGCTGGCGTCGGTGGCCCGGGAGCCCTCCGGCGGCTGCTGGCCAGGCATGTACTTGCCGGTGAGCACGCCCTGGGCGATCGGGGACCAGACGATCTGGCCGATGCCCTCCTTCTCGCTCAACGGCACGACCTCGGCCTCGATGACCCGCCACAACATCGAGTACTGAGGCTGGCTGGAGACGATCCGCTCGAAACCCATCTCGTCGGCGATCTTCAACGCCTGGGCGATCTGGTCGGCCGTCCACTCGCTGACGCCGATGTAGAGGACCTTGCCCTGGCGTACGAGGTCGTCGAACGTCTTGAGCGTCTCCTCAAGCGGCGTTTCGTAGTCGAAACGGTGCGCCTGGTACAGGTCGACATAGTCGGTCTGCAGGCGGCGCAGCGAGCCGTTGATCGACTCGGTGATGTGCTTGCGTGACAGGCCGCGGTCGTTCTGGCCGGGACCGGTCGGCCAGTAGACCTTGGTGAAGATCTCCAGCGACTCACGGCGCACGCCCTTCAGCGCCCGGCCGAGGACCTCCTCGGCCTTCGTTCCCGCGTAGACGTCCGCTGTGTCGAACGTGGTGATGCCTTCGTCGAGCGCCGCCTGAACGCACAGCTTCGCGGCGTCCTCCTCGACCTGGGAGCCATGGGTGAGCCAGTTCCCGTAGCTGATTTCGCTTACCTTGAGACCACTGCGACCGAGGTGTCGGAATTCCATGGGTCCGACCTTAGCCCTGGCGCTGCGGTGATCTGTTTCGGGATAGGGTGCGCGACGTGCTGAAGCTCGTACGGGTGGCGCTGGCGGCGGCGATCCTGACCGCGATAGCGATACGTCTGCGGCGGCGCGCGCATACGCCCGCCCGGCGGCCCGAGCCCGCGGCGGCAAGGCCGGACAGGAGCCCGCGGATGGGCCTGGTGTGGGCCGCCATCGCGGCGATCGTGGCGGTGACGCTGGCGGCCGCGCTGATGCCCCCGGAGGCCGAGCGCGCGGACGCTGCGGCTCCCACCGGCCCGCCCGTCACGCACACGCTGCCGGTCCCCACCGCCGTGCCCACCTGGCAACCCACCGAGATCCCCGACCCCAACTGCTCGCCCGCCCAGCGCCCGGTCACCGTCCGGCCGATCGATCCGAAGGTCAGGCGGGCCGTGGACCGCCAGTGGCGGCGGATCGAGCGGTGGCTGGAGGCGAACGCGCCCAGGACGTACAAGACGCTCGGCCCGCCCGGCAGGGCGCGCACGATCGCCGTCGCCGAGTCGCAGATGGGCGTGGACTTCCCCGACGACCTGCGGGCCTCGCTCCTGCGCCACAACGGCTCGCGGGGGCACTCGGTGTTCGGCTTCTGGTTCGACGGCACCTACGCTTTCAGCATCCGGGAGATCAGGGACACCTGGCGCTGGTTGTGCTCGTGGGAGCGCACCGACCTCGGGACCGATCCCGCGACCGAATACTGGAACGGCCGGATGATCCCGTTCCTCCACTTCGCGGATCGCGACTCGGAGGACATGGAGTACGCCGTCGTCGACTCCGACGGCGGCGCCGTCGGATGGGACGACACGATCTCCGGCATGGCCCCTCGCCTGCCGTCCACCCACGCGCTGTTGCGGGCCGTCGCCGACGCCCTGGAGCAGGGCAAGGAGGTCGACGGCTGGCGGCCCGCGGTCAGGCGAGGCGTGCTGCGCTGGGACAACGT from Nonomuraea polychroma encodes the following:
- a CDS encoding SCO2322 family protein → MLRACRVAAGVALGAAAFLFLPFSALASPSIDPQAPLPGAADPNATRLWSVWQSDGTAWLAASAGDAPPDGSVIGWRFSAAPDGAASESPGGDLPAFETACGKDAAASGHKRVAVAVDFGDGDTDAYPGDQPPAQGVLTCVAGAEDATAAQLLAAAAKVRVNGQGEVVAVNDYPAQEKGGAPLTAPVPAADGAGGLPIALIAGGAGALALLGGGAVIAIRRRAKPSVPAVR
- a CDS encoding bifunctional adenosylcobinamide kinase/adenosylcobinamide-phosphate guanylyltransferase translates to MKVLLSGTAGGAGWPEPGCRCASCAGLPPDHRRPFELLVDGVVRFPFVAAPRGHRVCAGGLGLVGPDGAALLCVPPGLEPPPGPDGPARYDVVLMDLLDRPERLGELRRAGLADEATRVVAIGLDHRVRSEDELARRLRLWGAVAVPDGTALEIEPPRAGFLRPAGRAQVRRALVLGGARSGKSAEAELRLAAEPYVTYVATGPGGAGDGEWAARVRAHRERRPAHWGTVETTDLAATIANATTPLLIDGLGTWVATVFDEHGAWEGDRAPVHARCDELVAAWRQAPEPIVAVSDEVGSGVVPATASGRAFRDALGRLNERLAAESEYVALVVAGRLLEL
- a CDS encoding adenosylcobinamide-GDP ribazoletransferase; its protein translation is MSRFLVSWGLWHGLRFAIGTLSVFPVRVEHVDRRVAGQAMTLAPAVGLVLGLVAALPLGLPAPALLGAALAVGLLAVLTRGLHLDGLADLADGLGSGKPADQALDIMKKSDIGPFGVMALVFTLLVQVAALAEAGFAALVTACVAGRLALTWACRASVPAARPEGLGATVAGTVRPSAPWLATLAALLASAAFGLSIDRHVWDGGPASWAREATAWLPAFLALPLGLLTGLAAALLLLRRARRRLGGITGDVLGALVETATAATLVACALLG
- a CDS encoding aldo/keto reductase family protein, yielding MEFRHLGRSGLKVSEISYGNWLTHGSQVEEDAAKLCVQAALDEGITTFDTADVYAGTKAEEVLGRALKGVRRESLEIFTKVYWPTGPGQNDRGLSRKHITESINGSLRRLQTDYVDLYQAHRFDYETPLEETLKTFDDLVRQGKVLYIGVSEWTADQIAQALKIADEMGFERIVSSQPQYSMLWRVIEAEVVPLSEKEGIGQIVWSPIAQGVLTGKYMPGQQPPEGSRATDASGSAMIARFMNDDVLTRVQYLKPIAADLGLSMAQLAIAWVLQNPNVSSAIVGASRPEQVRDNVKASGVKLEADVLRRIDDVLGPVVERDPAKTVSPRTRP
- a CDS encoding ABC transporter ATP-binding protein, yielding MHVLELEGVGVRVVGKSLLDAVDWQVDYGDHWVVLGPNGAGKTTLLSLVGAVRHPSEGAVKVLGHRLGRVDVRELRRHIGLVASSQRLIDEALMEEEGATAHTVVLTGHTGTSVPLWDKYGESERDRAHRLLADLGCKDLADRPFGVCSQGEQARIRVARALMADPAVLLLDEPFAGLDLPAREDLITAVEDLAATRPVLTTVTVTHHLEEVPATTTHAMLMRDARVLAAGPIADVLTPANLSDCFGRPLHVDRLDGRWYARAVRP
- a CDS encoding SMI1/KNR4 family protein — its product is MLKLVRVALAAAILTAIAIRLRRRAHTPARRPEPAAARPDRSPRMGLVWAAIAAIVAVTLAAALMPPEAERADAAAPTGPPVTHTLPVPTAVPTWQPTEIPDPNCSPAQRPVTVRPIDPKVRRAVDRQWRRIERWLEANAPRTYKTLGPPGRARTIAVAESQMGVDFPDDLRASLLRHNGSRGHSVFGFWFDGTYAFSIREIRDTWRWLCSWERTDLGTDPATEYWNGRMIPFLHFADRDSEDMEYAVVDSDGGAVGWDDTISGMAPRLPSTHALLRAVADALEQGKEVDGWRPAVRRGVLRWDNVE